TGTACATCATGTCCACATGCATGCAGCACTTTCAGTTCGTTGTTCAAACGATAAGGAAGCGCATCAATATCTGTACGAAATGCAATTGCATCTTTCTTCTCACCATCAATCTGCAGCAGAAAACCAGTCTTATTGAAGCGTTCTATTTTATATCCATTTAAATATGTCGCTAAATATTCTGTCGTCTTCTGTTCCTTCCAGCTAACTTCTGCAATATTATTCAATTCTGTATTGATTTCTTTTATTTCATTTTTAAAGGTGGTACTATTCATTGGTTTCACTCATTTCGAATTGTCGTTTCGTTATTTCTTTTAAACTTTGCTGGTTGATTTCAATACCAAGTCCTGGTGCGTCACTTAAATAGACATAAGGAATTTCATATTTTAAATTTCCAATGTCCGTACTAAATAATAGTGGTCCTGTCAGTTCCGTAGACTGTACATTACGATGGCTCATTGCAACGTGATATCCTGCAGCACTTCCAATCGAAGATTCGACCATAGAACCTATTTGACATGGAATATCATGTGCTTCAGCATAATTAATAATATTTACTGCTGCTTTTATACCGCCACATTTCATTAGCTTGACATTGATGAGATCTGTCTTAATGTTTCGTTGTGCAAGCTGCTTAACATTCAATATACTCTCATCTACCATGAGTGGGACATTCATATGATCATATAAATAATTCAAGCCTTCGCATTCATTATAGCGTAATGGTTGTTCAATCCACATTAAATTCGGATAATCCAGTTGATTGACCATCTGTGCGACATGTTTCGGAGAAGACCAAGCCTGATTACAATCGACACGAATCTCAATTGATTCGTCTACATAATCTAAAATCTGTTCCAACTTTCTGCAGTCTGAAACAACATCTCCACCAAGCTTAACTTTAATAACATTATATCCCTGTTCTATTAAAGTATCGATATCACTCTTCAATTGTTCAAATGGTTTTACACTTAATACTTTCGCATATGAAAGTCTATCTTTCGTTCTCCCACCTAACAATTCATATAACGGCAGTCCAGCCTTCTTCCCGAGAATATCATGCAAAGCAATATCTACAGCTGCTTTTATTGAAGGATTATGTATGATCAAGTCATCTAACATATTCAAGATGGCATTGATATCAAGCGGATTTTTATTGATTAGAGCTGGTGCAATGACATGCTGCATAATTTCAAAAGCTGCATTCACATGTTCCCCATTTACATGTTCATCAGGTACAGCCTCACCATATCCTGTAATCCCTTCGTCTGTTTCTATCGCAAGAATTAACGCCGGCATATAAGGATACGTAGCATAATTAATAACGAACGGTTCTTTTAACGGCAATTCAATTTGGTAACCCGTTATCTTAGTTATTTTCATATTCATCCCCCTTTGTCCTTAATATTTATCATATCATTTTTTACACAAAAATAGAAAACAGGATATTAGCAATGTAAGTAAATATAGTGATATAAAAAACCCGGATAACTGTATATACAGTTATCCGGGTTTTCAATATGCTGATTTAATGTGAACATCTAGACGTAAATCTTTTCATCATTCGGTTTTTTCTCTTCATAAACAACGAGTCTGCCATTTGATTTCTTCAGTTGACGTTTCTTTAGAATACCCCAAAGTGGTACGGCTATAAAGACTGAACTGAAGACACCTGAAATTAATCCGACAAGTAATGCAACCGAGAAGTTAAAGATACTCGATGCACCGAGCAGCATCAATGCGATAACTACGATAATAACTGTCAGTACGGTGTTGATTGAACGCGTCATCGTCTGGCGAATCGAACTGTTAACGATATGATCAATTTGTTGTGGCGTCGTGATGACCTTTATTTTATGCAGATTCTCACGCACACGGTCAAATGTAACAATCGTATCGTTGATCGAATAACCAATAATAGTCAGAACTGCTGCAATAAATGTAACATCTACTTCCAGACGGAATATACTGAAGAACGCAATGATTAAAAATGCATCATGTAATAAAGATAATACAGAAGTTAATCCCATACGCCATTCAAAACGGAATGTAACGTAGATGATGATTCCGATTGAAGCGATAATCACGGATTTAATTGCATTTTTGGCTAATTCTTTACCAATTTCACTGGATACCGTGTTTACGTTCGGCTCATGTCCATATTTATCAGAGAATGTTGATTTTAAATCATTGATTTGCTCTTTTGTTAATGGATCTTTATATTGTACAGATGCCATTTTCGGATTTTCTGCATTTACGACAACATTTTCACTTGGAATCTTTAACGTTTCAAGTTCTTTTTTTAGACCATCTTCCTTTAATACTTGTTCGCTTTTAATATCTACACGTGAACCACTCTTAAAGTCGATACCTAAATTTAATCCCATCAACGCAACAATAATACTTCCGATAATAATGGATGCTAATGATAATGCGAGCAATGGCTTTGCCAGCTTCACAAAATCAATATGCTCCCATGCTGATTTTAAGTCCTGAACATCCAGACCTTCGGCAATATCATGGCGATGCTTTCTGTTCACACCAAAGAATGAAAACTTCTTATCAAACATTCCCGAGTTTACGGCAAGTTTTAGCAAGAAACGTGATAGGAATACTTGCGTCACAAATATCATTATAATCCCTAGCAGTAACATCGTTGCAAACCCTTTAACACTACTCGTTCCAAGGAAGAATAGAACGAGTGCAGCCAGCACGGTTGTTAAGTTTGCATCTAAAATCGTTAAGAAAGATGAATTTGAACCTTTTTTAAAGGCTTGTTTAATGCTTCTTCCGATACGAATTTCATCTTTAATACGTTCATACATGATGATGTTTGCATCGACTGCCATACCTACACCTAGCACGAGTGCAGCGATACCAGGTAATGTTAATACACCTGAAATCAAATTAAATGCGATCATCGTTAACCAGATATATACCGATAAAGAGATAACTGCAATAATCCCCGGTAATCTATAATAGAAAATCATGAACAAGAAGATTAATCCAACACCGATAGCAGATGCAAGCACCGTATCATGTAATGCATCCTGACCAAACTGTGCACCTACAGACGTCGAATAGACTTCAGTTAACTTCACTGGAAGTGAGCCTGAATTTAATAGATCGGCAATTTGTTTTGCACGAATTAAACCATCTTCACCATTAAAACCACCTGAAATTTCAACATTCTGAGAGTTGATTTCCTGTGATACGCCTGCTGCACTTACATATTTCGGCTGTTTTCCCTGCTCTTCTTTTTTCGCTTCTTTCTTGTAGCTATCCTTACCTTCTTCAAAATCCATCCAGATAACCATTATATTTGGATTTTGCTGAGAGATTTTTTTCGTTATTTTAGCAAATTTTTCAGCTGATTTTAATTTTAATGTAACAACAGGTGCATTA
Above is a window of Macrococcoides canis DNA encoding:
- a CDS encoding mandelate racemase/muconate lactonizing enzyme family protein yields the protein MKITKITGYQIELPLKEPFVINYATYPYMPALILAIETDEGITGYGEAVPDEHVNGEHVNAAFEIMQHVIAPALINKNPLDINAILNMLDDLIIHNPSIKAAVDIALHDILGKKAGLPLYELLGGRTKDRLSYAKVLSVKPFEQLKSDIDTLIEQGYNVIKVKLGGDVVSDCRKLEQILDYVDESIEIRVDCNQAWSSPKHVAQMVNQLDYPNLMWIEQPLRYNECEGLNYLYDHMNVPLMVDESILNVKQLAQRNIKTDLINVKLMKCGGIKAAVNIINYAEAHDIPCQIGSMVESSIGSAAGYHVAMSHRNVQSTELTGPLLFSTDIGNLKYEIPYVYLSDAPGLGIEINQQSLKEITKRQFEMSETNE
- the secDF gene encoding protein translocase subunit SecDF; the encoded protein is MKKRSRIVALLLLTVLLFSAMGVTAKDIMNKVNLGLDLQGGFEVLYKVDKLEKGDKITPEIVKATSKTLESRVNVLGVSEPKIQIENKDRIRVQLAGVKNQNEARKILSTSANLTIRDANDKLLLSGKDLVQGGAKQSFDQTNNAPVVTLKLKSAEKFAKITKKISQQNPNIMVIWMDFEEGKDSYKKEAKKEEQGKQPKYVSAAGVSQEINSQNVEISGGFNGEDGLIRAKQIADLLNSGSLPVKLTEVYSTSVGAQFGQDALHDTVLASAIGVGLIFLFMIFYYRLPGIIAVISLSVYIWLTMIAFNLISGVLTLPGIAALVLGVGMAVDANIIMYERIKDEIRIGRSIKQAFKKGSNSSFLTILDANLTTVLAALVLFFLGTSSVKGFATMLLLGIIMIFVTQVFLSRFLLKLAVNSGMFDKKFSFFGVNRKHRHDIAEGLDVQDLKSAWEHIDFVKLAKPLLALSLASIIIGSIIVALMGLNLGIDFKSGSRVDIKSEQVLKEDGLKKELETLKIPSENVVVNAENPKMASVQYKDPLTKEQINDLKSTFSDKYGHEPNVNTVSSEIGKELAKNAIKSVIIASIGIIIYVTFRFEWRMGLTSVLSLLHDAFLIIAFFSIFRLEVDVTFIAAVLTIIGYSINDTIVTFDRVRENLHKIKVITTPQQIDHIVNSSIRQTMTRSINTVLTVIIVVIALMLLGASSIFNFSVALLVGLISGVFSSVFIAVPLWGILKKRQLKKSNGRLVVYEEKKPNDEKIYV